Proteins encoded within one genomic window of Anastrepha ludens isolate Willacy chromosome 4, idAnaLude1.1, whole genome shotgun sequence:
- the LOC128861704 gene encoding GTPase-activating protein, giving the protein MHLKKKYEERDDHSVEHASISYGSNMADNTREVRIEEQLKVKIGEAKNLSSRNAANTSCSTQGVRDVYCTIALDQEEICRTPTIERTLAPFFGEEYQFKIPRRFRYLSIYVWDRDRHMKQDKPIGKIAIKREELHKYNHKDHWFPLRPVDSDSEVQGMAHIEVQFEEVQPAVHEQRINLIRPSDYDRSDIIEDISHHHQHQAHLNDYKENSELSNIQRGSLKSRGLFGTHTEHTTNWKNAKATRLARAAVRCIECVDLTKKNGTCDPYVIYTATYTNKRQVTRRTKVREKTVNPEFDETVYFDLCIDADNATTKSISSHHDASTTNSNKGYTIYPLGGADLCEISIALWHNSAGMADKVFLGEVKIPILNKQQQVAAQQSAWYFLQPRSASASNRSLSSTPRSCATPPGTRLSCDSTIGTLRLKLLYTADHVFPLATYDDLMNLLLESVDQRPITISAVSVLGELVSCKTDMAQPLVRLFTHTGRIASIIKALADHEISNLTDPTTIFRGNTLVSKMMDEAMRLSGLPYLHQTLRPVLAQILIEKKPCEIDPSKVKDRSAVDTNLNHLQDYVERVFDAITKSAVRCPKVLCQIFHDLRECAGRHFPRNHEVRYSVVSGFIFLRFFAPAILGPKLFDLTTEPLDHQTNRTLTLISKTIQSLGNLVSSRSSQQPNKEEYTGQLYKKFYTDKHVKAVKHFLEVISTPGEDSRMSGDSALLPVVCPADGTLEPVLLKEGMMTKYPQCRKRFGRSRFKQRYFRLTTKTLSYAKSKGKQPICDIPLSEIERVEQLNEKSFKMQNCFKIIRKERSLIVQATNCVEEREWIDLLHKICLTNSIRMQYFHPSAFVNGVYSCCSRSDENAPGCRTVSAEAINYFQMDLVTSLDPALDLQRIHTLIMSHMTQLAAPLDPIAFHHLPQGHNPLGPTALTLQQQSPEAYAEFQTTIEQLRKVAFAIDRDHRNYKAGIARELKYGSRQAPIGDDNYLHMMHAAGHFNLQQHQQQQQQHQQHQQQQVFLHTQQQQQVLPQMQHVRAYPYQLK; this is encoded by the exons GCGAAGCTAAAAACTTGAGTAGTCGCAATGCGGCCAATACCAGTTGCAGCACACAAGGCGTACGCGATGTGTACTGTACAATTGCTCTCGACCAAGAGGAAATTTGTCGCACACCTACCATCGAACGCACATTAGCGCCATTTTTTGGCGAGGAATATCAATTCAAAATTCCACGACGCTTCCGTTATCTATCCATATATGTGTGGGATCGTGATCGACACATGAAACAAGATAAGCCAATTGGAAAAATAGCTATTAAACGCGAAGAACTGCATAAGTACAATCACAAAGATCATTGGTTTCCATTGCGACCTGTCGATTCGGATTCCGAGGTGCAGGGCATGGCCCACATTGAGGTGCAATTCGAAGAGGTGCAGCCGGCCGTACATGAACAGCGTATAAATTTGATACGACCCAGTGATTATGATCGCAGTGACATCATTGAAGACATTAGCCATCACCACCAACATCAAGCGCATCTAAATGACTACAAAGAGAATAGTGAGCTGAGCAATATACAGCGTGGCTCGCTGAAATCTCGTGGTTTATTCGGTACACATACCGAACATACTACGAATTGGAAAAATGCGAAGGCAACTCGTTTGGCGCGTGCCGCAGTTCGTTGTATCGAATGTGTCGACTTGACTAAGAAGAATGGCACTTGTGATCCGTATGTAATTTATACCGCTACTTACACGAACAAACGACAAGTGACGAGACGCACGAAAGTGCGGGAAAAGACCGTAAATCCTGAATTCGATGAGACAGTTTACTTTGATCTCTGTATTGATGCTGATAATGCGACGACTAAGTCGATATCTTCACATCACGATGCCAGTACAACGAACTCCAATAAGGGGTATACAATTTATCCGCTCGGCGGTGCTGATCTTTGTGAAATATCCATTGCATTGTGGCACAACTCTGCGGGTATGGCGGACAAAGTATTCCTTGGTGAGGTGAAGATACCCATTTTGAATAAGCAACAACAAGTTGCTGCGCAACAATCCGCCTGGTATTTTCTGCAGCCACGTTCAGCCAGCGCATCAAATCGTTCGTTATCGTCGACACCGCGTTCATGCGCCACCCCACCGGGAACGCGTCTCAGCTGCGATAGCACGATCGGCACGTTACGCCTCAAACTGCTCTACACCGCTGATCACGTCTTCCCGCTGGCAACTTATGACGACCTAATGAACCTGCTTTTGGAATCGGTCGATCAGCGACCCATCACAATATCGGCCGTCTCTGTACTAGGCGAATTAGTGTCGTGTAAGACGGATATGGCGCAGCCCTTGGTGAGACTTTTCACACACACCGGCCGCATTGCATCAATCATCAAAGCATTGGCCGATCATGAAATTTCCAATCTTACCGATCCTACAACGATTTTCCGCGGTAATACGCTTGTTTCGAAAATGATGGACGAAGCCATGCGATTGTCAGGCCTACCTTATCTACATCAAACGCTGCGTCCGGTGCTAGCTCAAATTTTGATCGAAAAGAAACCCTGTGAAATAGACCCATCCAAGGTGAAGGATCGTTCGGCAGTCGATACAAATTTGAATCACCTACAAGACTATGTGGAACGTGTATTCGATGCGATCACGAAAAGTGCGGTGCGCTGTCCGAAGGTGCTGTGCCAGATATTTCACGATCTACGCGAATGTGCAGGCCGACATTTCCCACGTAATCATGAAGTGCGTTACTCGGTGGTGTCCGGCTTCATATTTTTGCGTTTCTTTGCGCCCGCTATACTTGGCCCCAAGTTGTTCGATCTGACAACAGAACCACTG GACCACCAAACAAATCGCACATTGACGCTGATTTCCAAAACGATACAATCACTTGGAAATTTGGTGAGCTCTCGTTCTTCACAGCAGCCAAACAAAGAAGAGTATACCGGGCAGCTGTATAAGAAGTTCTACACGGATAAGCATGTTAAGGCGGTTAAGCATTTCTTGGAGGTGATTTCCACGCCAGGCGAAGATTCGCGAATGTCGGGTGATTCAGCTTTATTGCCAGTTGTGTGCCCTGCGGATGGTACACTCGAACCAGTATTACTTAAAGAAGG AATGATGACAAAATATCCACAGTGCCGTAAACGTTTCGGCCGTAGCCGTTTCAAGCAACGTTATTTTCGCCTAACCACAAAGACCCTCAGCTATGCCAAATCGAAGGGCAAACAACCCATCTGTGATATACCATTGTCGGAGATTGAGCGCGTCGAACAACTAAACGAGAAGAGTTTTAAAATGCAAAACTGTTTTAAG aTCATTCGCAAAGAGCGCTCTCTTATTGTGCAGGCAACGAATTGCGTGGAGGAACGTGAATGGATCGATTTGTTGCACAAAATCTGCCTGACGAATTCCATCCGCATGCAGTATTTCCATCCGTCCGCCTTTGTGAACGGCGTCTATAGTTGTTGCTCGCGTTCGGACGAGAACGCGCCAGGCTGTCGCACCGTCTCCGCCGAAGCGATCAACTACTTCCAAATGGATCTTGTTACATCACTCGATCCTGCGCTTGATCTGCAACGAATTCATACGCTCATTATGTCGCATATGACACAATTGGCGGCGCCGCTCGATCCCATAGCCTTCCATCATTTGCCACAGGGCCACAATCCACTTGGTCCCACAGCATTAACGCTGCAACAACAATCACCTGAAGCATACGCTGAATTTCAAACAACAATCGAACAACTGCGTAAAGTGGCGTTCGCCATCGATCGCGATCATCGCAACTATAAGGCTGGCATAGCGCGAGAACTGAAGTATGGCAGTCGACAAGCGCCGATTGGTGATGACAACTACTTGCATATGATGCATGCGGCAGGTCATTTCAATttgcaacaacaccaacagcagcaacaacaacaccagcagcatcaacaacaacaggTATTTCTGCatacacaacagcaacaacaagtttTGCCACAAATGCAACATGTGCGCGCATATCCATATCAGCTAAAATAA